The genomic window GTTGCGCCGCGCACCCCGGTCGTAGGCGGCTTCCAGGGTGGGTCCGAGAGCGGCCAGGTCCCACTCGACGGGGCCCAGCGTGACCAGCTCGAAGTCGGCGTAAAGGTCCCCGTCCACCCCGGAGAAGATGTTCGCGGGCGGGGAATCGCCGTGAATCGGCTGGAGGTCGATCCCCGGGAACCTCCTTTCGAACTCCGTACGTGAGCGGACGAGGGGTTCCAGGACCTGCCACTCGCGGCGTGCGCGGTCGAGATCGGCCGGGCCGAGGAGATCGGGGTGCTGTTCCAGCAGAGCGAGGCTGTCCGCGACGAACTCAGGGTCGGCCGAGGACAGGAAGGACAGCCGGCCAGGGTAGCCGCGCATCGCGGCGTGCAGGTCGGCGGTGAGGTCGGAGTTCGCCGCGTAGTCGGGCTCCTTGTCCCGGTCCTCCTCGACGAACTGCCAGAACGTCATCGAGAGCCCGTCGCGCTGAACGGGCTCCAGTGGCACGAGCGGGCTGGGCGGGATCACGGGCGTTCCCTGGTCCGCGAGCCACCGCGTCACGTCGAGTTCCGCCTGCTGGCGGCGCGCCAGGGCGGCGGGGCTCGCGTGGCGTGGCAGGACGGTGGGAATCCGGGCCACGACCGGCGAGGGCGCGAGGTGGACCACGACGGAGAACAGGTCGTGGAGCACGTCGGCCTCGGTCACGGTGAGCCCGAGAGCGCGCCCGGCTCCGACAGCCGCGTCGACTGCGGCGGAGGTGCGGTGGGCCATGTGCTGTGGTGTCGCCAACTCAGTCACGGCTCGATCGTCGCACGCGACCAGGGTCGGGCGGGTCGTGGCCAGGAACCTGCCCCATCGATGTTCACACTGATGAACATTGCTCACGTGGGTGTACATCGCCGGGGCCTCCGTGTAACGCTCGGTCAACTCCTATCTACCGCTGCTCAGTTGGAGGCGTGGACATGAGTGTTTCCCGACGCAGTGTGCTGACTACGGCTGCCGGTGCCGCGGTCGTATGCGCTTCCCCGACGCCGGCGGTGGGTGCGGTCGGCGACCGGATTCCGGCACCCGCCCTGCGCACGCTCCGCGCAGCCGCCGACTACGCCGTCGAGAAGATCCACACCGTCGCGCCGAGCGTGACGGCCTTCCCGGTCGGGACGAAGTTCGAGAAATGGGTCTACTCGCAGAACGGCGGCTGGGTCGGCGGGTTCTGGCCGGGAACACTGTGGATGGCGTGGCTGCACACCGAGGACGACGCCTTTCGCTCGTGGGCACTGGCGTCGGCGGAGAAACTGGCCCCTCGTCAGTACGACACGGGCACGCACGACCTCGGCTTCCTCTTCTACCCGTCGTGGGTCACCGCCTGGCGGCTGACGGGCGACGACGCATGGCGGACGGGCGCCGTACGGGCCGCCGACTCCCTGATCCAGCGGTACAACCCGCGCGGGCGCTTCATCCGCGCGTGGGGCGCGCTGACCGATCCGACGAACGCGGGCCGGGTCATCATCGACACGATGATGAATCTCGACCTGCTCGCGTTCGCGAGCCGGCAGACCGGCGACGCGAAGTATCTGGACATCGCCGTGGAGCACACGAAGACCACCCAGCGGGTCTTCCCACGCCCGGACGGATCGACCCCGCACGTGTTCGACTTCGACCCGGACAGCGGTGCGCCGATCGGCCCGAACACCGTGCAGGGCTACAGCCCCACGTCGTGCTGGTCGCGCGGACAGGCATGGGGACTGTACGGATTCACCACGATGTACCGGCGGACCGGGAACGATGAGTTCCTGGCCACCGCACGCAGACTCGCGGACTTCGCGGTGCGGGCCCTGACGCCGGACCACATTCCGGTGTGGGACTACCGGGCGCCGCAACAGCCCCACGACATCAAGGACGCGTCGGCCGGCGCGATCACGGCATGCGGACTTCTCGACCTGTCCGCGGCCACCGGCAGGCGCTCGTACCGTGAGGTGGCGCTCCGCCTGCTCACCGCGCTGGCGGAGACCTGCCTGACGAGGAACTCCGCCCGCGCGGAGGCGGTCGTGGCCCGCTGCACGCGCCACCGGCCGAACGAGGACGGAATCGAGATCTCCCTCCCTTACGCCGACTACTACCTGCTCGAAGGCATCCTGCGGGTGCTGCGGCCACGGGATGTCGACCGGGCGATCGACCTGTCCACGGTCTGACGGCCACCGCGGGACGCCCTCGGAGCAGGGCAGCCGACGGCGCTGATCAGCCCGCGATGGAGTCCAGCTGTTCCGCCGCCGGACGCAGCACCCACAGGTCACCGCCCGGTGGCTCCTCCAGCGACGGAACCGCCCTTCGCGCCCGCGCGTCACCGGCGTCGGCGGCCGCGTGGACGACGTCGGTCGCCGCGTACCGGAGGAATCCGAGCTCCGGATGCGGCCAGGCGGCGGATGCCGTCGCGGCGGGCAACAGGTAGTCCACCGCCTTGAACAGGCTCTGCCCGTCCGGGCCCCGGTACGCCCACAGATCCACGCCGACGTGCCGGCCGATGGCCGCGAGCCGGGTGTGGGCCACCAGGGCGAAGGTCGAGTAGTGCCAACTCCTGGTCCGCGTCAGCTCCTGCGGCTGGCTGCCGTCGGACGCGATCTGCGGCGCGATGCGCGCGCTCCGGGCGTTCAGGACCGTTCGACGGGCCAGGGCCTTGTCGCCGGTCGCGTAGGCGAGTGCGGCGAGCTGCATGTCGTAGAAGGTGCCGTGGTTGTTGGTCGCGCTGCTCTCCTCCTTGCCGAAGTCGCTGTTCTTGAGCCAGTCGAGGAAGTCGGTGTTCCACTTCGCCATACCGGTGCGGTCCGTCCTGGTCCAGCCCGGGGCGCCGGTGTCCAGCAGGGCGAGCGCGTCGAGGACGCTGGTGAACGACTGCGAGAAGTCGATGATGCCGATGGCCCGACCGTCGTACTTGCAGGGAATGAACTGCGCGTGGTTCAGGTTCGGGTTCATCCTCGTGGCCGGATCGAGGAACCAGGTGCGCAGGACCTGCCCGGCCTTCTCGGCGTACCGCTTCTCGCCGGTGTAGTACCAGGCGAGGGAGAGGTCGTACGCGGCGTCGAAGGTCTTCTCGACGTCCCTTCGGTCGGTGCCGGAGTCGACCTCGGGGTTGCGCTCGCCGTCGCGTTGGACGTACGGGCAGCCCCAGGGGTTGTCGGCGGTCGGGGGTCGGGAGGGCCACCAGTACGGGGCCTGGCTGAGGTAGTCGTGGATGTCGCCGCCGGGCGCGGGCCTCGGCTTGTCGACGACCGTCCAGGGGCCCTGGTCCAGCCACTTGTCGGCGCGGTCCGTCAACCCCCTCACCGCTTGCCGCAGTTGAGGGTCGCCACGATCCAGGCGGAGTTTGGTCCGGTGCAGTCGGGTGCCGTCCAGTACGGCGGTGTGCGGGACCTCGGGCGTGGCATGTGCCGTCACCCGCGCCGAGGCGGCGGGGACGGCGCCGGCGGCCGACGCGACGAGGGCCACCAGGAGGACGCCCAGACGTGATGGTGCGCTCATCGATCCACTCCGTTCATGTGGGTGAACGTGCGGTGCGGTGATTCGCGTGCTACAGCGCGCGCTGTGCCTCGTGCAGGTTGCGCGGCCTCACCGCGTGCGGGCTGCCGTAGCACTCCAGGCGCGTACGCAGGTCACCCGTGAAGTCGGGGACGTCGATCTGGTCGAACTCCCTGACCTCGTCGATGCCGACGGTGGCGGAGTACGGCGCCACGCCGTCGATCTTGACCAGGCCCGCCCGGGCGTTGGTGACGCGGATGTTCCAGTGGGTGAAGCGGGCGCCGAACAGGGGGCCGGCGCTCGCGTCACCACCGTGGCGGCCGTTGTTGTTGACGGTGATGTCGGTGCGGACATTGGCGAAGGGCAGACCGCGGTGGCTGTCGAAGGTGCCCATCCGCATGTCGCCGCGGGACCAGACGTTGTACGAGGACAGCCCCTCGACGTTGATGCCGTGCAGTTGGGTGTTCGAGGGTGCGGGGCCGGTGCGCTCCTCGATCGTGAAGTCCTCGACGAGGTTGTCGTGCGAGCCCTCGCGGCAGAAGTAGGGGTGATGGGAGCCGCGGCCGGTGACACGTGTCCGTCGCAGGGTGCACGCGGAGGCGGACACGAGGCCGAAGCCGTTGTCGACGTGGCGGACCGTCACGTCGTCCACCCAGCAGTCGTACGCGCACTGCAGGACGACCCCGTTGTGGCCCTTGTCCAGCAGATGCGGCTGCTGCGGCGTCTCCGTCGCTTCCAGGGTCAGGCCCTCCACCCCAGATCCCGTCAACTCAGGTACGTGCGTGGTCAGTTGAGGGCTCCACTCCGGACGCACGTCGAGCGGGAGCGGGCGTTCGAGGGTGACCTTGCGGCCCCGGACCCCGGCGATGCGGACGGGCCACTCGTAGGGGACGTACGACGTCAGTTTCGTCTTGTCGTCCCAGAAATAGGCCTCGGGACCCGGGCCGCCACCGCACATGTGCTCGAGGAGCGTGTGGTCCGCGTCGTCGGCGAGCCGGAGGAGCACCAGGGCGCCGGGGCGCAGCGACGACGCGTCGGTCACCGTGATCGTCCATGAACCCCGCCGGGCCGGAGCGACCGCCGTGAGCGGACGCCATTCGTCGCGCCTGTTGCCCGTCCAGCCCTCGAAGGGCCATGCCTTCGCCCGGATCGCCGCGACGAGCGAGGCCCAGCGGGCCTTGGGGGCCAGCCAGATCAGGCCGCCCGCCCATGACCAGCCCGACTTGTCGCCGCCGTAGCGGGAGCCGTACACCCCGATCAGCTCGGTGAGGTTCTTCGTCGCGTACAGCGTCGTACGGCCGCTGCCGGCGCCCTTGAGGATCACGTTCGAGCGGTCCAGGCGGATCACGTCGTCGATCCGGAACGTGCCGGGCGGGATGGTGACCGTGCCACCGCCGGCCCTGCCGGCAGCGGCGATGGCACGGTTGATCGCGGGGGCGGAGTCCAGCGTGCCGTCCGCCACGGCGCCGAAATCGCGTACGTCGGCGACAGTCGGGCGGCGGGGGAGGCGGACCGCTCCGCCGCGGCAGCCTGCTCGGCCGATGTACGGGATCTGCGGGTGCGTGAAGGGTGTGCGCCTGAACTCCCGCCAGAGGACCGGGGTGTCGGCCGACGACCCGGCACCCGGGCCGGCGGCCCGTGCGGTGCCCGACCCCGCGGCCCACGCGGTACCGGCGTCGGCGGCTACGGCTATGGCGCTTCCCAGCAGGCCTCGCCTGGTCATGCTCATGACATTCTCACTGCCTGTGGCGGCAGTCGTGTGCGCGTCTCTCATGCCCGTTCGCCCTTCCCATGGTCTTTCATGGATGTGAACGACGTTCAGATTTGCGTCGACCCGAGAGCATGCCACGGCGCTCTTGAGCAAGGAAGGGCTCGTGCGGCGTTAGTTGGTTCGGACCTGCGAGAGGGGGGCGGCGGTGCCGGGTCAGGTGAGTGAACCGTCCGCCGCCCCGGCTCAGATCGCGGGCAGCCCCCAGCGGGGCGCGTCCTCGTTCGGGCGTACGGGCGTGACGGTCAGGTCGGGCCGGTCGCCCTTGGCGGTGATCAGCGCCGAATCGCCCTCGCGCAGGGAGATCCGGATCGCGCCGTCGCCGGCGGCGGAGTACCGCAGCGGGCGGCCCCGCCCGTCCCGTACGTCGATCGGTCCCGCGATCCCGTGCCGTACGACGCAGGGGGCGCCCGCCTCGCTGACCAGTCGCACCCAGCGGGTGGTGCCGCCCTGGCGGCGTGCGCTGAGCAGGAAGGCGCCCTGCGTACGGAACTGGTGCACCATCAGGTCGCTCCAGGCGGCGGGCAGGGCGGGGAACACCCTGATGACGCCGCCCCACGACTGGCACACCATGTCGTGCAGTGACTGGGCGGCGGACAGCGGCGTCTCGATGACCGGCCCGGACTCCTTGTACATGGTGTTGGGCTGGATGAAGCGGGTCATGAGTTCGCCGAGGTACCGCAGCGCGTCCTCGCCCTTGCCGAGCAGCGCGGACATCGAGGCGGCGCCGGTGAAGGTGTAGCCCTGGAGGGCGCCCTCGAAGCCCACCCAGTGCGCCAACGACGTCTCGATGAGGGCCCGTTCGTCGGGGGTGGCGCCGGTCACCTCGTACAGCGGGTAGACCGCGAGCAGGTGGGAGTAGTGGCGATGGGACTTCGCGAAGGGGAGGTCCGCGCCGATCATGAACCCGTTGGCGTCCGTCGGATAGGGCGCCCGCTTCATGAGCACCTCGCGCCAGCGCGGTGCCAACGAGTCGTCGACACCCAGCAGTTCGGCGGTTTCGAGGAGGGTGCGGCAGCCCCAGGTCAGGAGCATCAGGTCGTAGTTGCAGTCGCGTGAGTTGCCGCCGTACTCCGGGGAGAAGGTGGCGGGCAGGTGCAGTCTGCCGTCCGGGCCGGGCTCCAGGAAGTGCAGGTAGTAGTTGATCGCCCCCCGCAGGAGCGGGAAGAGCACCTCCCGGAGGATCCGCTGGTCCATCGTGTGGCGGTAGCTGAGCCAGACGTTGTGCAACGCCCAGGTCAGATTGCCGACTTCGGGGGTCGGCGGGTCCTGGCCGGGGATGCCGACGCCGTACCCCATCAGGGCGCTGGCCGCGCCGTTGACGAGCTGGGGATCGGTGGTGCGGGGAATGCCGAGCGAGTCGACGCGGTACGGCGTCGGCACCTCCTTGGCCAGGTTGTTCCGGAACTCGCTCAACGCCCGGGTGAGCGCGTCGAGTTCGAGGTGGTTGGAGCCGTGGATGAGCCAGTACTCCAGCTGCGCGTTCAGGTTCCACCAGGTGTTGGGCCACGGCGTGGGTTCCAGCCAGGGCCCGCACGTCGCCATCACCGGGGCGTCGCGGCGGGCCGCGGAAGCGGTCTTGTAGAGCTGGATCCAGTAGAAGCGCTGGATGCGGGCGTCGGGGACGGACAGGAAGCTCTTGCGGTAGTAGGCGTGCCACCACGCGCGGTGGGGCACGGCCAGGGCGGCGTAGGGCAGTCGGTCCGCGGCGCGGACGGCTGTGAGGGCCCGGCCCAGGGCCGTGGTGCGCGGGAACGAGTGCGCGACGTGCGCGTACAGCGTCCGCGTCCGGCCCCTGGTCCGCTCCCGCCACGCGGTGACATGCTGCCCGCCCGCCAGCAGCGGCTGTACGGCGGCGCTCACGCCGTCGTGGTCGGCGACCTCGGCGGGCGGGTTGCCCTGGTAGCCGTCCGGCAGCGGCCTGAAAGCAGCCCGCGGACTGATCGCGTCCGCCGGGTGGAACACCCAGCGGAAGCCCTGCTCGCCCTCGCTCGGCGTCACTTCCACGGCGAGGACGGAGCGGTCGTTGTGCACGAGCGCTCGCAGGGACAGCGTGCCCCTTTCCGTGGTGAGCGTGCCGGTCAACTCGGCGTCGCGCAGGGACAGTCGCCAGTCCAGGCCGGTGATCGCGCCCACCGGCTCCAGCGTGAAGTAACCGATCGGCAGCCGGGCCAGGCCGAACAGGGAGCCGAACTCGGGTCGGTGGTCCTGCACTTCGGAGTGCTGGATGTTGAAGCGCACGGCCGTCGACGTGGCGCCGGGTTCGGCGTAGATCCCGGAGCCGAGGTACCCGTTGCCGAGGAACGGGCCTTCGTACCAGGTCGTCGGCATCCGCCGCCAGACCAGATCGGCGTCGTCGAGCACGGTGTGCCAGGGGTCGGCAAGGGCCGCGGCGGCCTCGGCTTGGCCGGCCTCGGCCGCTGCCGCCTGCGTGGGCAGACCCGAAGTGAGCAGGACGCCACCCAGGGCGGATCCGGTGGCGAGGACGGTACGTCTGGATGGATCGGGCGCGGAAGGAGAGGGCATGGTGCCTCCAAACAGGCTCACGCGAATCATCGGAGCTATACCGCGTTGCAACATAGGGATGGGGCGAGTACGCGTCAATGCGAAGGGATAGCTCCGATGTGTTGACTGCTGTGCGCCAAGACGTGCGGCGATGGGATCGGCGAACGGCGGGGGCCGGTCGCCGGGGTGCGCCGGCTCACCCTCCCCGCATCCACGCCCGGGTTCCGAACGAGGCACATGCCCGCGAGGCCACCGCGGCCGCACCGCGCAGGGCCTCGACGAAGCCTTCCGATGTCAAGTCGCCCTGAACCGCGAGACGATGCGCGAGAGCCCCGTGCAGGACGTCACCCGCGCCCAGCGTGTCCGCGACCCGTACGGCAGGAACGTCCACCGTGCCCTCGCCGTCGGGGCCCGCCCACACGATGGGTTGCCCTCCCCGGCTGACCGCCGACCAGCCGACCCCGTGGGCCCGCAGGAACCGCAGGGTGTCCGTCGGCGTGTCCGTACCGGGCGGGTGGAAATCGTCCGAGCAGACGGCGACGTCGATCGACGGCAGCAGCTTCTCCGTGCCGGCCTTCCAACTGCCCCCGTCGAGGACCGTCCGACGGCCGGCGGCACGCGCGGCGCGGGCGGCGGTCAAGGCCAACTCCCTGTGGTGGCCGTCGAATTCGACGATGTCGCAGGCCGCCACCAGCGCTTCGAGATCGTCGGGCGGCGCGAGTCGGTACCCTGTCGCATTGGTCGAGGCGACGGCACGCTCCCCACTGGACGCGGTCACCACGATGGACGACACGGCGGGCGGCTCGACCGAGTCAGCTGCCAGGTCCGCCACCGTCACACCCAGCCGGTCCAGGTCCGTCGCGACAGCGGCCCCCAGCGGATGGCAGCCGATCGCGGTGAGCAGGGTGGCCGCCCCGCCCAAGTGCGCGAACGTCGCGGCCGCGTTCGCGGCGGGACCGCCTGCGGCCACGACCTGCTGATGAGCCGTCAGTTTCTCGTTGGGGCCCGGCGCGTGATCGACGAGCTGGATGACATCCAGCGTGCACAGGCCGACGAACAGACCTTCAGGGCGTCCCCGCATCGCTGCCTCCACCGTCCCGCGCACTGACTCCGCCAAGGTCTTCCCACTCTCCTGCCGCCTGATCGCCTCGGCGACCCGTTCTCCACGGCGGCCGACGGGACATCTCGTCAAGCATCGGGCAGGACCCGGGGCGAGGATCCGTCGACCGCGTCGACGTTTTGTCGGTACTGCGTCAACGTATGCTCCGACCGTGGCCGAGACCGAATTCATGCGGCTTCCCGACATGCCGCTGCACGACCCGTTCATCGTCGCCGACGTCGAGACCCGCTCCTACTACCTCTATACGTCCAATGACCCCTCCGTGTCGGGCGTGGACGGAACCGGCACCATGGTCTACCGCAGCCATGACCTTCGTGACTGGACGCGTCCCGTCGTGGTCTTCCTGACCGCCGAACAACCGGGGATCTGGGCGACCGACGGCGCGTGGGCGCCGGAGGTCCACGCGTGGGGCGGCAAGTACCACCTGTTCACCACCCTGCACAACGAGGGCAGACCCCTGCCGGTGCCCCCGCCCAATCGATGGGGCACGCCGTTCCGGATCCCGAACCACATGCGCGGCACCATCACCGC from Streptomyces sp. DSM 40750 includes these protein-coding regions:
- a CDS encoding glycoside hydrolase family 88 protein; protein product: MSVSRRSVLTTAAGAAVVCASPTPAVGAVGDRIPAPALRTLRAAADYAVEKIHTVAPSVTAFPVGTKFEKWVYSQNGGWVGGFWPGTLWMAWLHTEDDAFRSWALASAEKLAPRQYDTGTHDLGFLFYPSWVTAWRLTGDDAWRTGAVRAADSLIQRYNPRGRFIRAWGALTDPTNAGRVIIDTMMNLDLLAFASRQTGDAKYLDIAVEHTKTTQRVFPRPDGSTPHVFDFDPDSGAPIGPNTVQGYSPTSCWSRGQAWGLYGFTTMYRRTGNDEFLATARRLADFAVRALTPDHIPVWDYRAPQQPHDIKDASAGAITACGLLDLSAATGRRSYREVALRLLTALAETCLTRNSARAEAVVARCTRHRPNEDGIEISLPYADYYLLEGILRVLRPRDVDRAIDLSTV
- a CDS encoding glycosyl hydrolase family 95 catalytic domain-containing protein, whose product is MPSPSAPDPSRRTVLATGSALGGVLLTSGLPTQAAAAEAGQAEAAAALADPWHTVLDDADLVWRRMPTTWYEGPFLGNGYLGSGIYAEPGATSTAVRFNIQHSEVQDHRPEFGSLFGLARLPIGYFTLEPVGAITGLDWRLSLRDAELTGTLTTERGTLSLRALVHNDRSVLAVEVTPSEGEQGFRWVFHPADAISPRAAFRPLPDGYQGNPPAEVADHDGVSAAVQPLLAGGQHVTAWRERTRGRTRTLYAHVAHSFPRTTALGRALTAVRAADRLPYAALAVPHRAWWHAYYRKSFLSVPDARIQRFYWIQLYKTASAARRDAPVMATCGPWLEPTPWPNTWWNLNAQLEYWLIHGSNHLELDALTRALSEFRNNLAKEVPTPYRVDSLGIPRTTDPQLVNGAASALMGYGVGIPGQDPPTPEVGNLTWALHNVWLSYRHTMDQRILREVLFPLLRGAINYYLHFLEPGPDGRLHLPATFSPEYGGNSRDCNYDLMLLTWGCRTLLETAELLGVDDSLAPRWREVLMKRAPYPTDANGFMIGADLPFAKSHRHYSHLLAVYPLYEVTGATPDERALIETSLAHWVGFEGALQGYTFTGAASMSALLGKGEDALRYLGELMTRFIQPNTMYKESGPVIETPLSAAQSLHDMVCQSWGGVIRVFPALPAAWSDLMVHQFRTQGAFLLSARRQGGTTRWVRLVSEAGAPCVVRHGIAGPIDVRDGRGRPLRYSAAGDGAIRISLREGDSALITAKGDRPDLTVTPVRPNEDAPRWGLPAI
- a CDS encoding glycoside hydrolase family 55 protein; the encoded protein is MSMTRRGLLGSAIAVAADAGTAWAAGSGTARAAGPGAGSSADTPVLWREFRRTPFTHPQIPYIGRAGCRGGAVRLPRRPTVADVRDFGAVADGTLDSAPAINRAIAAAGRAGGGTVTIPPGTFRIDDVIRLDRSNVILKGAGSGRTTLYATKNLTELIGVYGSRYGGDKSGWSWAGGLIWLAPKARWASLVAAIRAKAWPFEGWTGNRRDEWRPLTAVAPARRGSWTITVTDASSLRPGALVLLRLADDADHTLLEHMCGGGPGPEAYFWDDKTKLTSYVPYEWPVRIAGVRGRKVTLERPLPLDVRPEWSPQLTTHVPELTGSGVEGLTLEATETPQQPHLLDKGHNGVVLQCAYDCWVDDVTVRHVDNGFGLVSASACTLRRTRVTGRGSHHPYFCREGSHDNLVEDFTIEERTGPAPSNTQLHGINVEGLSSYNVWSRGDMRMGTFDSHRGLPFANVRTDITVNNNGRHGGDASAGPLFGARFTHWNIRVTNARAGLVKIDGVAPYSATVGIDEVREFDQIDVPDFTGDLRTRLECYGSPHAVRPRNLHEAQRAL
- a CDS encoding PfkB family carbohydrate kinase; protein product: MRGRPEGLFVGLCTLDVIQLVDHAPGPNEKLTAHQQVVAAGGPAANAAATFAHLGGAATLLTAIGCHPLGAAVATDLDRLGVTVADLAADSVEPPAVSSIVVTASSGERAVASTNATGYRLAPPDDLEALVAACDIVEFDGHHRELALTAARAARAAGRRTVLDGGSWKAGTEKLLPSIDVAVCSDDFHPPGTDTPTDTLRFLRAHGVGWSAVSRGGQPIVWAGPDGEGTVDVPAVRVADTLGAGDVLHGALAHRLAVQGDLTSEGFVEALRGAAAVASRACASFGTRAWMRGG
- a CDS encoding alginate lyase family protein, translated to MSAPSRLGVLLVALVASAAGAVPAASARVTAHATPEVPHTAVLDGTRLHRTKLRLDRGDPQLRQAVRGLTDRADKWLDQGPWTVVDKPRPAPGGDIHDYLSQAPYWWPSRPPTADNPWGCPYVQRDGERNPEVDSGTDRRDVEKTFDAAYDLSLAWYYTGEKRYAEKAGQVLRTWFLDPATRMNPNLNHAQFIPCKYDGRAIGIIDFSQSFTSVLDALALLDTGAPGWTRTDRTGMAKWNTDFLDWLKNSDFGKEESSATNNHGTFYDMQLAALAYATGDKALARRTVLNARSARIAPQIASDGSQPQELTRTRSWHYSTFALVAHTRLAAIGRHVGVDLWAYRGPDGQSLFKAVDYLLPAATASAAWPHPELGFLRYAATDVVHAAADAGDARARRAVPSLEEPPGGDLWVLRPAAEQLDSIAG
- a CDS encoding aminoglycoside phosphotransferase family protein, translating into MTELATPQHMAHRTSAAVDAAVGAGRALGLTVTEADVLHDLFSVVVHLAPSPVVARIPTVLPRHASPAALARRQQAELDVTRWLADQGTPVIPPSPLVPLEPVQRDGLSMTFWQFVEEDRDKEPDYAANSDLTADLHAAMRGYPGRLSFLSSADPEFVADSLALLEQHPDLLGPADLDRARREWQVLEPLVRSRTEFERRFPGIDLQPIHGDSPPANIFSGVDGDLYADFELVTLGPVEWDLAALGPTLEAAYDRGARRNGMRPLNQDVLNFVNAVGMLRAIASLTLVPQLPQLSDYLKPAVDQWQTMPFAGGMAG